Within Buteo buteo chromosome 10, bButBut1.hap1.1, whole genome shotgun sequence, the genomic segment CGGCCCGGTGCCCGGGCTGATCACGATGCTCAGCACAACCCCTGGCAGGCGAGAAAAACAAGAAGCCTGTCCTTGCTGTACCCTCCCCGTGGGCTGCTCCACACGGGACACCAGCAAATCCCATTATTATTGTGTGCTCATCAGTTCTGAAGTAGACAGTGAGatgattatttatttgtttctcatcCTATTTGGGGTTCTAGCTCCTGtagagtttctttttaaaaccgcaagaaatgtttttgttctgaaaacgAACTAAAGCTATTGCAGGGGCTGACGCCAAACATCGCTTACTGGAATGTATATCAGATTTGTCCATTAATTTTTTCAACATTATGAATTAATTTGTAATCCTGCTTCTGAGGTTTAACGTGACAAGATACCCATTTCTGGATCCTGCCGTCCCTGTGTGGATCGGATGGGACATCCTGGCTCTTAGgttgtttgttcatttgtgtACTTCTCTGGGTCAGTCAACACATGGGAACAACCACACCATAGTCCGTGACAGCATCAAACACAGCCTTGGGGAAGGTGACAGAAACGGGAGCATGGAGCCCGATGTTAACGCAGCTTTCAGAGAGTGCTGCTGCATGGGCTTAAGTCCCAGGAAGCGAGAAGGGCTTAAGCATATTCCTAAAATGCACGTTGTCTACTTCAGTTAAGGTAAGCTTTTAAGAACAAGCTAAAAACCTTTCCATTTCAGTGGGACTTAAACCCCTGCACAAGTACTTTCTTGAACTGGGAACAGATAACACGCAATTTCGCTCTGAAATATGAAGTATTTTGGCTATACAATATGAAACTCTCACTGTAAACCAGTGAGAGTTAGCTCTTAAATTCAGCAGAGCCAAGACTTCTCCCAGCTTCACATACTCCTGTTCAGAGATGAGGAATTGAGGGAATAAGTGGACACCCTCTCAGGCTGAGTGCTGCCACTCACCTTCAAAAATAggcacagggctggggatgCGTGAAGAAATGGTGCTTGGCATGAATGTAACTACCTGTCCTCGAGTGACAAAGCCTGAATTCGCTCTACTGCATGAGGAGGATGGGTTAGCAATAGAAAACACGCTTGGTTTAAAAGAGGTTCAAATTTTACAAAGTTCTGCCACCTGGAATTCTTTAAATATTGCAGCTCCTGATAGAAAAAGGCTAGGAAATGAGGACAACAGATCACCTATACCTAGAggtctttctcctcctttgttttcattcagtCTTAGTTTTCCCATGTTTCCTCAGAAACTTCCCACCAGCGCTAGAACAAGGCAGATCTCGTCTGGGAGCTGGCTGTGGGCTCTGCCCGTGCCCGTCTCTGGCACAGCCTTGCAGACAGCCCCAGAAACCAGCAGACACAAGCTTTTCCAAATCATGATGCTGCTgaccaaaacaaaatcagtatTACCATCATCTTCCTCCAGGGCATCTGGATGGGAAACAAAGATCGGCTCCGATGGGTACGAATCTGGCTCCTGCCACACCCAGGTCTCCTTGGTTTTAACATTCAGCTTACAAAGCTAAAggtgggaaaaaacaaaaccaccacatcTCAGAAATACTCTTTCTTTGTCCTTAAACTGAAAGCTTATCGAAAAGATGTGCCTCACCGGTTTGTTGATAGTTACCCTGTCCGGGACAAAGTGATTCAGCCCCAGCCCATACGTATACGTGTAAGGTTTCCCACCGTATTTCTTGTAATTGATCTGTGGAAATTCAAAGgctacaataataaaaaaaaaatatatgtgtgaGGATTAGTGGGATGCGGAGTGCAGGGGGTACTCGCGTCACCGCGGGCTGTGCTTCGGGGTTGTCATCGTACCATGGCGCGGCCCTGAGAAAATAACTTCTGGCTCCAGCCAGATGGTCTCATCGCTGCGCAGGGTCGCCGTAGCTGTCGTGTAGGGCAGGGTGACCAAGTTCTTGCCTGTGTCAGCCTGGgacaaagaaaaatacccaAGAGAAACGGAGGAACAAATTTCTTAGTCTGTTTGCACAGATTCGCTGCAAACTGCATTGAACAGCAAACGCAGCAATGTGCAGCAGAACCTCGTCCAGCTGCAGAATGGCAACACGCTCAGGGATGGCTGCTTCTTCCGTTTTCTTAGTGCAATGAGTGCCTATTGCTAAAACCGTCCTGTATGTCAGCCTTTTTACAACGCACgggaaataaaatagaataacGTTGAtcagctaaagaaaataaaaagttcctCTGAAGACCCATACTTGAagttccccctgccccccttaAAACGTTTAATTGGAATTAAATGGGGTCAGGCAGAGCGCTAGCGATGCTCGGAGGAGCGGACACCGGCATCAGAGCCCCGCTGGCAGCTGCGGCGGCACCGGTACCTTGTCGATGTTGAGGGGCAGCACGTATCTGCGGGCTTCGGGCTGCGGggctttctctgcctgccgcttCACTTCATCCCAGTTTGCTCGTAAGTTGGCTAAGTAGAGGTAGTTGTAAACAAACTCGAACCTGCACAGAAACAGGATCATAGACAGAAACCAAGATGTCGTTTGCAAGTGTGGGGCGGTCAAATGCAGCtggttttttcctaaaatttaaTGGAGTAAGACAAGTCCTTGGCAGAAGTGAGCTGTGTGTGTGCTTCCCCTGCGAGGAAGACCCAGCAGCTGCTCGTGTTCTCCCCAAGCACCCTGCGGCAGCGGCCAGGATAAGCTCAGCTCAGGGCATCCCAGCTACGCAGCCAACATGGGGTTGGGCATCACCCTTTTGGTgccacatttttctgtgttcacaagaaaagcagcattcaaACCTTAACCAGATCCTGCTCATTGCAGCCCCAGGAGCCAAAATAACATCAACCCTTGGGTAGTCAGTAACATTTATTAAAGATAAAGGcaaattaaagataaaaatcaaatttttcttggaaaatgagTTTCAAACAGGCTCTCTGCACCTCTGGATACCTTCCACGCTTTATAGTCTATGTGTCACCACGTGTGACTATTTAGACAGGTTGCAGGGAGTCGGTGTGAGTGCCAGGGGCGATTCCAACGGGAAAGGGACGTGCCAGCGCAGGGACCAGCCTGTCTGgtgctggggctctgctggcCCCCACCAGCTCGTGCAGGGGGACGCATGATGCCGCAGGGACCCTTGGCTGCCTCCAGGCTCGGCACCACTGACACTCACCCCTTCCAGGTGCAGAGGTCAACGATCAGAAATCCGTTATCTTCATAGGTGTTAATGTGATGGAAAAGGTTGAAGGCCGAGGTGCGGTATTTGATGTTGAGGagcctgcctttctttttctctgccacGTGAAGCCAGACctgaaaagcaagcagcagcttgGTTTAGGCTCAGAGAAATGAAGGTGAAACCAAAACGATGGACCTCCTAGTCCAGGGCTGGCTGCCCAGTATAGCCCAGTTTGGTACGACCCGCCACTTACCCCCATGGTTTCGTTGGACTCGAAGCAGTCCATGTAGTTGGCTCCCCAAAGGCTCCAGGAGGAGAGGAACTTGAGGAGGTTGATTTTCACCGGTGTTTCAACAAACACTATGTAGTTCGAAGTCAGACCGAAGCTGTTTGGAAACATATGGGGAGCCCATCAGGCTCACCGTAGTTAGTTTGGACAAAAACTATGTAGTAGTTAGTCTTAAGCAATGGATATAGCAAGCAGATCATTGCTTAAAATGACAGCAATGTAAACATCCTGGTTTTGGGAAATCACCTGATTTTAGTTGCTGATTACATGCAAGAACGTGCCCTGCGTGCCACTTCTGTAGAGCACGCAACCCCAGCATCGCTGTAACACGCACAGCCCACCCGTGTGtgcttgcagaaggaaaaggggacTCTGCTCGCCTGCGTGCACCACTCTGAGCAGGAACACACCGCGTGGCACACGTGAGCAGCGTCCCTCTTTTCAGCCGACCTGCACCGTCAGGCTACACACCCCACGAAACGTTACCTGTGGACGTAAGAGGGCTTAAACCTGTCGCTGCAAGGGAACTGCACCACCACCTCCGACTTGTTCATCGGGTCTTCCTTGTCTGGAACGGGACAGTTAAAGCATTATGGAGGGTTTCACCCAAAATTACTTTGTATTTATAGTGTTTGCCCAGCAAGTTTCTGCCTTTAGCACAAAAGAAGTTCATGATTTGGAAACCGCTTTGAAGTGTGTTAAAGATGAAATTTCTGTTacttaaaaaaggcaaataaaatccaaagaagattaaaaaaagaagtaacttGATGACAACACTCGTttgaaggataaaaaaaaattatttataggATGAGATTTCCTCAGGTTGCTCAGAGGCTGGGATTGACTGACCTGCCTGAAGTGGAGGAATCCGTATGATGTTATAGGCGAGCGCGaaattttttccaaagcaattgCCAATGTTGTAAACTGTCCCGTCGTTTTCAATGTGGGGATGAGCTGTTGCCCCGTTGACAGACACATATTTACAAAGATCCACCTGAAGAAGAAGATGGAGAAAGTCAGGAGCTTTCTTAGCAGGAGATGGGAAGTCACCAGCTCTGCAAGGCGTCTCAGGTCAATATGTCCACACTCCAGACGTGGAAAGCTCTTCTCCAAGCCCAAACCAACTGTCCATTTTGTGAAAAGGAGGAGAGCAGCAAAGCCAAGTGATTCGAGAGGGTCGGGTGAGCTGACACAGTTACAGGGAGAGGTTCGGGATCCTGGGGTCCAAAAGGAAAGGCTCCGCAGGCCGGACATTGGtaacagagcaaagaaaaaagtcaaaatacacATTCTACGTTACATACAGTTCTGCGGGGTAAATGTGGGTCAGTTGCGATGTAGATGAAGGCAGCAGTAAAGCTTTGGTAGGAGCCCTCCAGTTACAGTCCCCTTTGGCCAGGCTGCAACGTAGCTCCAGGTCGCAAACCCCAACCCGAGCATGAGAATACGGACAACGGACCCCCATCGCCTCCTAACGCAATATtactcagagcagcagcagcgggtTCGTTTACAAGCTGGTTCCTACTCTGCTCTCGTGGACCCTCACAGCTGGCTGCTTCTGCATCCTCTCTCTGACAGAAACCCCAAGTCTTGCCGTGGTGTGAAAGCCTGTTAttaaacactttcattttaGTTGTACTCCTCCACCTATTTAGAAGCACAGTACAGACCCACCTGCTTAATTGTCTCTAACGTATCTGGGTTAATTTTGGTTATAAAGTTGGTCTCAGTACAGGCATAGTAATCTTCACCGACGGGGTAAACATTAACGAGGGCGTTATCAGTGACCTCCACACCTTTGAAGTACGAGAAAAACCTaagcagagaaagcagacaGGCAGTCAGGGGCTGCTTGGAAGTGGAAGCACCGTAGGACATCGCTGCAATGTCTACACAACCCCAAGGTACCTGGAAAAGATGTTCTTGCACGGGTCTGGGTACGCGTAGGTGCCAAATTCCGTTATCACAATCCTTTTCTCCGTCATCGCTCTCACGTAAGCATCAGTCCTGACAAACCTGGGGAGGGCAAGAAGACACGTTGCAGGGGTAGccataaaaaaaagcaacaggctATGTAATTACAATACAAATATTCTTGTGATGAGCCCCATGAGACCTCCGCAAGCTGCAGGTCCCTGTGGCCTCACATTGCATCTGGAGCACATGGGGTCCAGCAACAACCACCCCACCGCGGCCCCAGGAAGGGATGGCCGGCAGAGAGCTGAAGCTGATGGGAAATACAGCGTTTTGTCTAAACATTCTGCACCAAACACCTGAAAGCTGATAGCTCAGCAGCTTTTAACTGAAAACACATTCCAGTTTTCAGACAATGATGTAATTCTGTCACTGACTGCCGCTACATccagccctccctctccttcccttccagaTGTTTTATAATTTGTACAAAAAGTTGCATTTCTGCTAACTATGAGTAagtttcagttattttcagCTGGTTTTAGTGATCTCACTGTTAGAGCTCTTCCAATAACCGCACGGACTCGAAATAACCGGCGCCTCCCACGTACTGGGCAGCAGAGCCCGTCCCCAGCGCTTACGGTCGAGCAAATGCTtcgttatttattttttttgcttggaaaaTGGCCACGTACCTTCGGTGATAGGTAACGTGCCCCTCCTTGAAGTCAAACTTGTGGAGCAGCGCCTGGCCGTCAAAGAGGTGATAGAAGGGCTCCGCGCCCACCTCGAACAAGCCAGGACCACATCTCAGGAGGCTTCCTCGCAGCCAGGTGGGAATCCTGCCTGCAAAAGATGCAGCGTTGGTACGTGCACAGCCCACAGCAAATCAGACCAAGTAATTTTTATTGTGTCAACAAAAAGGACGAaacttcaaacttttttttgtgtttattaaaCTTGGCTTTTAAGCATGCATGGGCTCTTCGaactgttctttctttcttcatccaCAGACTGACCAAAGATGTCAAGCATTGGTATGTCTAAAGATCCCTCGTCCAATCTGTCCTTCCTCTACCCCCAAATAAGCCAGCCCTGTTAGGTCCTTTACCTCCAACCCTGTGCTCCAGCCCTTGTAAATCCTCCGAGCTCTGGTGGCCCACGAGCTCCCGAGAACACAAGCTGGGTAGGAGGAGATCAGGGAACCCACACCAACCTGTGACATGGGCGGTCACCGGAGACGACAGCTCTTCCACCGTCTCAAAGAGCTTCTTGTAGCCTCCAGCGGGATGCTCGACTCTGAAAGGGCCAGCAGACCTGGGGTTAGCCCAGTTTTGGGATAGTTTTGGAACCATCCCCCTGCTGAAGGAGGGGGTTTTGCTTCTGGATGGACTGATCTGTGACTTGCAAATAACTTGAGAGATCGGGAGGGAGAAGCGCCAGCCTTCATGGGAGGGAAGGCTCCGAGGGCTCTGACCAGCTACGGCAGCCACCTGCGAACCATCCTCAGCACATGGAGGAATAGGTAAAAGCGACGGGACAGCCCGTGCCGCAGCCCTGCAGGCAAACACCCTCACCCACAAATTCAGGATATCTTGAAGCATCCAGAAGCAAAATTGAACTTGTAGCACCCAGGTCTTGgataagcatttttttccattttttttctttaagcaaagtATACTTGAGTATGTAGCTGAGAACTGTTTGTTCCAATTTTACCTACTGCAGAGCCCACAAAGACACAGCAGACACAGGTTGTGCGGGGcactctccttcccctcccaagTACGGACCAGGACTGAGCCTGTTCCCCTGGACCAGAATTGCCTTGGCATGGGATGTACCAGCACGGACATCCCCACACAGGcacccccccttctcctcctcctcctcctcttcatcctcctgCCTCTGGACCGTGCTGACCCCCAgtctcccaccacccccccccagccagtgcTGCACCACGGTTACAACCGGTGACTTGCTCCTATAGAGAGAAGCCCGCAGGGATACTCACTGGCTGTACATTTTCTCCCCGATGAAGGACCTGAGCCTCCGGCAGCCAAGCACACGGTGAGAGCCTTGCGCTGGGTATTTATGGGGCGCTGAGCTCTGCCGAGGGGAGCCCCGTGCCCAAAACCGCCCCTGCCAATGAGCGCACCCCGGGAACAGAGCCGGCTTTCACCACCGAAATCCTCCCTGGGCTTTGAGAGGTTTTGTCTTGCCATTCACACAAAAAAGGgctttgaatgtttttctgAGACCTAAATTCTTCCCAAGCAGAAGTgattacaaagaaaacaaacacacacacacacacaaaaaaacaaaccagaaaggaGTGAAACGGAGCACGCTGGAGCACTTGGCACGGCCACTCGGTTCTCCACCGGTGCCCTGCACGGCAGGGAGACCTTCCCAGCTCCGACATGGACCGAGGGCAGCAAGAAACGGCTCCTTCCCGCAAAGGCATCTTGATCCCGCGTAACAGAGTGTTCCTCGGCGCCTGCAAAGTGAGGATCAGTGCTTCACCTCGGAGTGACGTGACATTAGAGACACCGAGAGATAAGAAGACGTCAGTGTCAAATATTATAATTTCCATCTCCCATATACCTCAGCCAGCAGTTTTTTCCTCCGTCCTAGGTTTCTGTGGAAGGCTGGCTCTGCAGGCTTCAGCACGTTGGTACAAGGACAGCAAGACCAAACCCCTACCCACCAGCCAGGAGGGCATCAGGGAGCATCATCATCCGCGATGGCTGCTCTTACATCGCCTGCTTACGGCCATcgcctcccctctcctcccacttGTTTTATTTAGTGTGTTTCAGTACAGGGGCACACGCCAGCAGCTCTAGTTGCTGCGTAAATGCAGATTTCTTAAGACTTAATGCACataaagtagtatttttacATGGGGTGTTAACAGCCCTACACAGTCAGAAAGATGTCAAACCCGATCGTTTGTTTTACACGCAGCACAGCAGCCACTGTCAGAGACGGCCCAAAGATCGCTTTAAGAAACCACCTCTAGTAAGAGTAGACATTTATGAAAACAATGGTGCTGTAAAGAGTAATTTCAAAGATTAATGAGATTAGGAAGATTACTGCTCTCCCCCCCGTGGTACAGGATGAAGGCATTTCATAATACCACGTACCTTCGGGTACTC encodes:
- the RPE65 gene encoding retinoid isomerohydrolase, whose product is MLQDILNLWVRVFACRAAARAVPSLLPIPPCAEDGSQVAAVAGQSPRSLPSHEGWRFSLPISQVICKSQISPSRSKTPSFSRGMVPKLSQNWANPRSAGPFRVEHPAGGYKKLFETVEELSSPVTAHVTGRIPTWLRGSLLRCGPGLFEVGAEPFYHLFDGQALLHKFDFKEGHVTYHRRFVRTDAYVRAMTEKRIVITEFGTYAYPDPCKNIFSRFFSYFKGVEVTDNALVNVYPVGEDYYACTETNFITKINPDTLETIKQVDLCKYVSVNGATAHPHIENDGTVYNIGNCFGKNFALAYNIIRIPPLQADKEDPMNKSEVVVQFPCSDRFKPSYVHSFGLTSNYIVFVETPVKINLLKFLSSWSLWGANYMDCFESNETMGVWLHVAEKKKGRLLNIKYRTSAFNLFHHINTYEDNGFLIVDLCTWKGFEFVYNYLYLANLRANWDEVKRQAEKAPQPEARRYVLPLNIDKADTGKNLVTLPYTTATATLRSDETIWLEPEVIFSGPRHAFEFPQINYKKYGGKPYTYTYGLGLNHFVPDRLCKLNVKTKETWVWQEPDSYPSEPIFVSHPDALEEDDGVVLSIVISPGTGPKPAYLLILNAKDMSEVARAEVEVNIPVTFHGLFKRA